The following coding sequences lie in one Cercospora beticola chromosome 9, complete sequence genomic window:
- a CDS encoding uncharacterized protein (antiSMASH:Cluster_10) — translation MATKTYILAPNLTTHPGDALAIGTIVAEPFRPLKPLSECKETLETVTHTEFEAALSDSSRRGFSSGVWAQFLEVANAKLSAKVGRDVRATYAMAYLETITLRQHPGIEYAAARAQEPAVRAAMESGLLGRQPVCMITGVKIAKGLQWSQEQIRSLSGEVGASIPITPEVSAGIEIGAERASEHHYSSRTEQDIVFAYQLHLIATKGWWKPKLSVDQYVPKGGLLGKKDHGESDDVDVLPATSDDLTVVAEDNEDELHSTEVLEAGESCLCFQIKDE, via the coding sequence ATGGCGACTAAGACCTACATTCTCGCACCCAACCTCACCACACATCCTGGCGATGCCTTGGCTATCGGCACGATTGTAGCCGAACCATTCCGACCTTTGAAGCCATTGAGCGAGTGCAAGGAGACGCTCGAAACAGTGACACATACCGAATTCGAGGCTGCATTGAGCGACTCTTCCAGACGTGGGTTCTCCAGTGGCGTCTGGGCTCAGTTCCTAGAAGTCGCCAATGCAAAGCTGTCCGCGAAAGTAGGACGAGATGTTCGAGCAACTTACGCTATGGCGTATCTCGAAACAATTACATTGCGACAACATCCTGGAATCGAGTACGCCGCTGCTCGTGCCCAGGAGCCAGCAGTCAGAGCAGCAATGGAATCTGGCCTGTTGGGACGGCAGCCCGTGTGCATGATTACTGGGGTGAAGATTGCGAAAGGCTTACAGTGGTCTCAAGAGCAAATTCGTTCACTGTCAGGTGAAGTCGGAGCCAGTATACCGATCACTCCGGAGGTTTCTGCCGGTATTGAGATTGGTGCCGAGAGAGCATCGGAGCATCACTATTCATCTCGCACGGAGCAGGATATTGTCTTCGCTTACCAACTTCATTTGATTGCCACCAAAGGGTGGTGGAAACCAAAACTCTCTGTCGACCAGTACGTTCCCAAAGGAGGTCTATTGGGAAAGAAGGATCACGGTGAAAGTGATGACGTAGATGTACTTCCGGCTACTAGCGATGATTTGACGGTTGTTGCGGAGGACAATGAGGATGAATTGCATTCGACTGAAGTATTGGAAGCAGGCGAGAGTTGCCTGTGTTTCCAGATCAAGGATGAATGA
- a CDS encoding uncharacterized protein (MEROPS:MER0001699~antiSMASH:Cluster_10~SMCOG1075:alkaline serine protease, subtilase family) yields MVSQESNLRLTHQSLSDSDDIAVDTVYQLAECHLKEHVSHWTCVRFRTVKRARLRARARPGPQPTSGSKRPVQSEDAAVPVHARLLLGGSDFCQLLLLPRGAVRHQILVTAEGLYDLQDVIEAEQILLNRPEIQLSRALQSYNLSDDGKIFLAHSIARTLWQLYDTKFINGRWTADSIHFVQESPNKKRRKEDLGMISPVHPFVQLPVAHTTQTQTPQETELEFVPHMGSVHWAPRILALGVVLTNIFNDDYSMDEDQSPCWQARFNDELLVCRGIVESPSWPSLQIKSDHVREKIREAVLACLRGDVFNKREADILERKALLWKHIVSPLEMVGKLVGVDKNRATWQAREESVQTSQLFLQRRPAEKQNAASSHSQQWLSRLASSLLNKEINAFYRSSGTMRTKIAILDTGYDPENLFMTRPRQNRLKNRWKDFVDDSSNPLDEDGHGTHVLATLMTIAPSADVCVARVATNDADFDKSYENIVKALEWVVNDMEADVVSMSFGWPQERESRAISRAISNAISIRKDAILFYAAASNSGGDQGEMFPATHEFVTAVRATTHEGEFVGFNAPPNFGGADVIGTLGVDMPGAFQESQATNENLEGTSFAAPVAAAISALVLDAAKMCDPIVELGSTNNMPRTVTTLDKLRTRHGMNKMFCIEHMARKINERSWYLSAAGFCNRSYIDRKKIFEYILL; encoded by the exons ATGGTCTCCCAAGAAAGCAAT CTGAGACTGACTCACCAAAGCTTATCGGATAGCGATGACATTGCAGTTGATACCGTGTATCAACTTGCCGAATGCCACTTGAAGGAGCATGTGAGCCATTGGACTTGCGTGAGATTCCGTACAGTCAAGAGAGCTCGTCTAAGAGCGAGGGCACGACCTGGGCCGCAGCCTACGAGTGGATCAAAACGACCTGTCCAATCTGAAGACGCTGCAGTGCCCGTCCATGCTCGCCTCTTGCTCGGTGGCTCCGACTTCTGCCAGCTTCTATTACTTCCCCGAGGTGCAGTGCGTCATCAGATCCTTGTCACGGCGGAAGGCCTGTATGACCTACAGGACGTCATCGAAGCGGAGCAGATTCTCTTAAACAGGCCTGAAATTCAGCTCTCCAGAGCACTGCAGTCGTATAATCTTTCTGACGACGGCAAGATATTTCTCGCACACAGCATCGCCAGAACACTATGGCAATTATACGATACCAAGTTCATCAATGGTCGTTGGACCGCGGACTCTATACACTTCGTCCAGGAGTCCCCAAACAAGAAAAGAAGGAAAGAAGACCTGGGAATGATTAGTCCGGTCCATCCCTTCGTGCAACTGCCTGTCGCGCACACAACCCAAACACAAACACCACAAGAGACGGAGCTTGAATTTGTTCCTCACATGGGATCTGTCCATTGGGCACCTAGAATACTTGCATTGGGAGTAGTGCTCACAAATATCTTCAATGACGATTATTCGATGGATGAAGATCAAAGTCCATGTTGGCAAGCCAGATTCAACGACGAACTGCTTGTTTGCCGTGGCATCGTGGAGAGTCCATCATGGCCGTCGCTCCAAATCAAGTCGGACCACGTGCGAGAAAAGATTCGAGAAGCGGTTCTAGCTTGCCTCAGAGGTGACGTCTTCAACAAACGGGAAGCCGACATCTTGGAGAGGAAGGCACTACTGTGGAAGCATATCGTCTCGCCACTGGAAATGGTAGGGAAACTTGTGGGAGTCGACAAAAATCGAGCAACGTGGCAGGCGAGGGAGGAATCTGTCCAAACATCCCAGCTGTTTTTACAGCGAAGGCCAGCGGAGAAGCAGAATGCAGCAAG TTCTCATTCGCAACAATGGCTCAGCCGTTTGGCGTCGTCTCTTCTCAACAAGGAAATTAACGCCTTCTATCGAAGCTCGGGCACCATGCGTACCAAGATTGCTATTCTGGACACTGGCTACGACCCCGAAAATCTCTTCATGACACGACCGCGCCAGAACCGGCTGAAGAATCGCTGGAAAGATTTCGTGGACGACTCTTCCAATCCTCTGGACGAAGACGGACATGGGACCCATGTTTTGGCAACTCTCATGACAATTGCTCCATCGGCTGATGTCTGCGTTGCCAGAGTTGCAACAAACGACGCAGATTTCGACAAGTCATACGAGAATATTGTCAAG GCCTTGGAATGGGTAGTGAATGATATGGAAGCTGACGTCGTGTCCATGTCTTTCGGGTGGCCTCAAGAGAGAGAATCCCGTGCTATTTCGAGAGCGATCTCCAATGCCAtcagtataagaaaggacgCTATTCTGTTCTATGCTGCGGCATCCAATTCCGGCGGCGACCAAGGTGAAATGTTTCCCGCAACCCACGAATTTGTCACTGCCGTCAGAGCTACAACACACGAAGGAGAGTTTGTCGGATTCAACGCGCCACCCAATTTTGGAGGGGCCGACGTGATTGGCACTCTCGGAGTTGACATGCCTGGCGCATTTCAAGAGTCTCAGGCGACAAACGAGAATCTTGAAGGAACCTCATTCGCGGCGCCAGTCGCAGCAGCGATCAGCGCTCTGGTATTGGACGCTGCGAAGATGTGCGACCCTATCGTTGAGCTCGGATCGACGAACAACATGCCGAGGACAGTCACGACACTCGACAAGCTGCGAACACGGCATGGCATGAACAAGATGTTCTGCATCGAACACATGGCTCGAAAGATCAACGAGAGATCCTGGTATTTGAGCGCAGCTGGCTTTTGCAACAGATCCTACATCGACAGGAAGAAGATATTTGAGTATATACTGCTTTGA
- a CDS encoding uncharacterized protein (antiSMASH:Cluster_10), with protein MSAGYHQNAAQMLLSVLESLTGVFKRVPMLANLRTGNSPGTSDSSTVLDGTSSPLSLSPWSSDVESDESDESADDWAIVEGLHALNECCQDAETLLRRLIDFANLVRSAGVSSRTMKADLTFDLRFHQDLEKYLAFALRLQNLQTPGRNTEGSLRTNAALSITSVETSDIRPDQSVLILANLRRRHRFVYARKRADMLAAPDRGNPILVTTQRITAQEPTHPKEELAEIPPTTNSLSMPSNLVKGIPSQSSASAITTLNLDSLQTLTNDQEHTGLYAPSVSQFSVSQDKLAYPKAPRISREHAFKCPCCCQVLPKRMGANDRNWRKHLAQDVYPYNCPVVSYTADTRFFVKKKDWQKHLEAHHRTLSYWRCPVLQR; from the exons ATGTCTGCAGGCTACCATCAGAACGCTGCACAAATGTTGCTCTCGGTGCTTGAGAGTCTCACAGGGGTCTTCAAGCGTGTTCCGATGCTGGCAAATCTGCGAACCGGCAACTCTCCTGGAACTAGCGACTCCTCCACTGTCCTCGATGGCACAAGCTCGCCGTTGTCGCTATCTCCTTGGTCATCGGATGTCGAGTCGGATGAGTCTGATGAAAGTGCTGACGATTGGGCTATTGTTGAGGGCTTGCATGCTCTCAATGAGTGCTGCCAGGATGCTGAGACTCTTTTGCGCCGGCTTATCGACTTTGCGAATCTGGTCAGAAGCGCGGGCGTGTCGTCGCGAACCATGAAAGCAGATTTGACCTTCGATCTGCGCTTTCATCAGGATCTTGAGAAATATCTGGCTTTCGCGCTTAGGCTCCAGAACCTTCAGACGCCTGGCAGAAACACTGAGGGCTCCCTGCGTACGAATGCTGCCCTTTCTATCACTTCTGTGGAAACGAGCGACATCAGACCAGATCAAAGTGTCCTGATACTTGCTAACCTGCGGCGTCGACATCGCTTTGTATATGCTCGGAAGAGAGCCGACATGCTGGCAGCTCCCGATCGTGGCAATCCAATCCTTGTGACGACACAAAGAATAACTGCTCAGGAACCTACCCACCCAAAGGAGGAGCTGGCAGAGATACCTCCTACGACTAACTCCCTTTCAATGCCTTCGAATTTAGTCAAGGGTATTCCTAGTCAATCTTCCGCTTCAGCAATAACGACTTTGAACTTGGACTCACTGCAAACTTTGACGAATGACCAAGAGCACACAGGGCTTTACGCCCCAAGTGTATCGCAGTTCTCCGTCTCCCAAGACAAGTTAGCCTATCCTAAAGCACCAAGGATAAGTAGAGAGCATGCCTTCAAGTGTCCTTGCTGCTGTCAGGTGCTGCCTAAAAGGATGGGCGCCAATGATAGAAATTGGAG GAAGCATCTGGCTCAAGATGTGTATCCCTACAATTGTCCCGTTGTCAGCTACACGGCAGACACGAGATTCTTTGTCAAGAAGAAAGACTGGCAGAAACATCTCGAGGCCCACCACCGAACACTCTCTTACTGGAGATGTCCCGTTCTGCAGCGATGA
- a CDS encoding uncharacterized protein (antiSMASH:Cluster_10) gives MEKRPPNIEFPCTPFYPGDHDCIRLLTILPKPKKDVNNTSPIKCLLTKVHICKCYLAPGIPEDALVSRVPSVNFHAQVKNRPSEIYRTPHAFGLIKDSKAGRIPSNTNGKPWLVKPRKSAAKTSLPPGEILADLAAYPEDDGGGMTIVYQRTDDDDDDDDRAKSSRLSSAVRRGLKKILRHWLTRMQKRTTPPPLRRQACGPKFCWGNYVALSYEWGDGPAEKISIEHRSAEGHRVGESPFVIRENLHAALRRLRVMPQFSQGCRLWADAICINQNDSEEKEAQMKIMSSIYQRAGNVLVWLGEGDTQLYRALDVVQVCGRWYRSEYLEAYDDGHPNRAFLHREGAAVDMKIAMEKIKSLARSSCRDIILTGEEAALLNVFFSLTYWRRLWMIQELVMGTADMALVLGERVTEWRYVRDAAFVLAAVKDMFTHVAVEDYRMDCAVRNTIVHVANIAQLGIGTHRRQIQPTLDPNTVMPLITHLRSGPSTGPQRGDVLWQVLKLIAYARCSFPEDRIFGILALPCLPDLAIEHVSKRPLAQIYGEFAAACMNVGRDPLSFLCLVDGVTNELDKNRERHDEMEAIDHQRLPSWVPDLSSERETGIIEGTFRAGYPPDYEWNLLAEDGWEDVDARPEIKLGGDRTLYLSGFVIDAVDGLGGIAWSDVDTDTDYGDPNFVYDLIQPRSSSPWRAELISLQAAICACLTAGTDENGARLRYGRENPDLLGSFVVDWTFADPAQYFVAANWDLRIGGVPIKHYLFNPDDTMVMDNMISQNTWALRQTVAIRTKRKRLMLTERGFLGLVPNSVAAGGRCNHCEGPWTTSDRHGSAGS, from the coding sequence ATGGAAAAGAGGCCTCCCAACATAGAGTTCCCTTGCACACCGTTCTACCCAGGTGATCACGATTGCATACGCTTGCTGACGATCCTACCGAAACCAAAGAAGGATGTCAACAACACCAGCCCGATCAAATGCCTCCTAACAAAAGTCCACATTTGCAAATGTTACTTGGCCCCGGGCATCCCAGAGGATGCGCTTGTGTCCCGAGTTCCGAGTGTCAACTTTCATGCGCAAGTCAAAAATCGTCCAAGTGAGATATATAGAACGCCACATGCTTTCGGTTTGATCAAAGATTCGAAAGCTGGCCGAATTCCGAGCAACACGAATGGGAAGCCGTGGCTCGTCAAACCCCGAAAGTCCGCTGCGAAGACTTCACTACCTCCTGGAGAGATTCTGGCAGATCTAGCGGCTTATCCGGAGGACGACGGTGGGGGAATGACCATTGTTTATCAAAGgactgatgacgatgatgacgacgacgacagagCGAAATCTTCAAGATTAAGCAGTGCAGTACGCCGCGGGCTGAAGAAAATATTACGCCACTGGTTGACACGAATGCAAAAACGGacgacaccaccaccgctccgGAGGCAGGCATGTGGACCAAAGTTTTGCTGGGGAAACTATGTGGCACTCTCGTACGAGTGGGGTGATGGCCCTGCTGAGAAGATCTCTATCGAGCACCGCTCTGCTGAAGGCCACCGAGTTGGCGAATCACCATTCGTCATTCGCGAGAACCTGCACGCAGCATTGCGTAGACTCCGTGTGATGCCCCAGTTTAGCCAGGGCTGCCGCCTTTGGGCTGATGCAATCTGCATAAACCAGAACGATTCAGAAGAAAAGGAGGCACAGATGAAGATCATGAGCTCAATCTACCAACGTGCCGGTAACGTTCTCGTTTGGCTCGGCGAAGGAGACACTCAACTATACAGAGCACTCGATGTTGTCCAAGTGTGTGGGAGATGGTATCGCTCGGAGTATCTAGAAGCGTACGACGATGGACACCCAAACAGAGCTTTCCTGCATAGGGAGGGCGCAGCTGTGGACATGAAGATTGCAATGGAGAAAATCAAGTCGTTAGCACGCAGTTCGTGCCGAGATATCATCCTCACGGGCGAAGAGGCGGCCTTGCTGAATGTTTTCTTCTCGCTCACATACTGGCGTCGTCTTTGGATGATTCAAGAGTTGGTAATGGGTACTGCAGATATGGCTTTGGTTCTTGGTGAACGGGTAACTGAATGGCGTTACGTTCGTGATGCCGCGTTCGTACTCGCCGCCGTCAAAGACATGTTCACTCATGTGGCTGTCGAGGACTACCGGATGGACTGTGCTGTGCGAAACACCATCGTGCACGTTGCGAATATCGCACAATTGGGAATCGGTACGCATCGGAGACAAATTCAACCAACCCTCGACCCGAACACCGTTATGCCCTTGATCACCCACCTACGTAGCGGCCCAAGCACGGGTCCACAGCGAGGCGATGTTCTCTGGCAGGTCTTGAAGCTCATAGCTTACGCAAGATGTTCCTTTCCTGAAGACCGCATTTTCGGCATCTTGGCTTTGCCATGTCTGCCCGACCTTGCAATCGAACATGTATCGAAACGACCCCTCGCACAAATCTACGGCGAATTTGCAGCTGCTTGCATGAACGTGGGTCGGGATCCTTTGAGTTTTCTCTGCCTTGTTGATGGCGTGACAAATGAGCTCGACAAGAATCGGGAAAGACACGACGAAATGGAGGCGATTGATCACCAGAGGCTGCCCTCGTGGGTGCCGGATTTATCGTCAGAGAGAGAGACTGGAATCATCGAGGGTACGTTTCGAGCAGGATACCCCCCGGACTATGAATGGAATCTTCTAGCAGAGGATGGTTGGGAGGATGTAGATGCTCGACCTGAGATCAAGTTGGGTGGAGATCGGACATTGTACTTGAGCGGGTTTGTTATAGACGCTGTGGACGGTCTAGGTGGTATCGCATGGTCAGACGTGGACACAGACACAGACTATGGGGATCCGAACTTCGTTTACGACCTCATTCAGCCAAGGAGTTCTTCTCCGTGGCGCGCGGAACTCATCAGCCTCCAAGCAGCGATCTGTGCATGCCTCACTGCTGGAACGGACGAGAACGGGGCGAGGCTTCGTTATGGGCGTGAGAATCCTGACTTGCTCGGTTCTTTCGTCGTTGATTGGACATTCGCGGACCCAGCCCAATACTTTGTTGCGGCGAATTGGGACTTGAGAATAGGTGGCGTGCCTATAAAACACTACCTATTCAACCCGGACGACACTATGGTAATGGATAACATGATCAGCCAGAATACATGGGCCTTGAGACAGACCGTCGCCATCCGTACGAAGAGGAAAAGGCTCATGCTTACAGAGCGAGGCTTCCTGGGTCTTGTGCCGAATAGTGTTGCTGCAGGGGGACGTTGTAATCATTGTGAAGGGCCATGGACGACCAGTGATCGCCACGGAAGTGCTGGAAGCTGA